In Gossypium arboreum isolate Shixiya-1 chromosome 6, ASM2569848v2, whole genome shotgun sequence, the following are encoded in one genomic region:
- the LOC108484402 gene encoding uncharacterized protein LOC108484402 produces MSRSSSASATAPFPAIKPEDYKHSPVHYAVVLRDHTTLNRLVSTLPKLADPAQIHTECDSLSQERVADQISAVLDRRDVPFRETPLHLAVRLNDVVAARTLGIAGADVSLQNAAGWNPLQEALCRRSSDIALVLLKLHHRSAWCKWRRRLPRVIAVLRRMRDFYMEISFHFESSVIPFVGKIAPSDTYKIWKRDGNLRADTSLAGFDGLKIQRADQSFLFLGDGDHLHNIPCGSLLVLNREDRKIFDAFENAGAPMSESDIAGFCSQTSVYRPGMDVTRAELVGRTNWRRQEKTESVGEWKARVYEVHNVIFSFRSRKVAGSENDVAGSEQVLPLELDEDDDGFLVCENPNFAMPDRRRHSSFVREDREWISVGRKSVDVFPSSAAAMPPRRSTSFATAKTVVPPPQTKEKEYVRSLRPSVWLTEQFPLKTEELLPLLDILANKVKAVRRMRELLTTKFPPGTFPVKVAIPVVPTVRVVITFTKFVDLQSTEQFFTPLSSPRYFSNGRGQTEDDQNSDKHNSSLPSTSWSSSTTAWLRRSNSQSVSANKQQQQQRSSSMAQQADPFAIPSGYTWTSVDDKSGKLKKSKSTRKSK; encoded by the exons atgtcGAGATCGTCTTCTGCGTCGGCGACGGCGCCGTTTCCAGCTATCAAACCGGAGGATTACAAGCATAGCCCTGTTCACTACGCTGTCGTTTTGCGTGATCATACTACTTTGAATCGACTGGTTTCCACGCTGCCAAAGCTGGCTGATCCTGCTCAGATCCACACCGAGTGCGACTCACTCAGTCAAGAGCGTGTAGCTGACCAAATTTCCGCCGTTCTCGACCGCCGAGATGTCCCTTTCCGTGAAACTCCTCTCCACCTCGCGGTCCGCCTTAACGACGTCGTTGCTGCTAGAACTCTCGGTATTGCTGGTGCTGACGTGTCGCTCCAGAACGCTGCGGGCTGGAATCCTCTCCAAGAAGCACTCTGTCGCCGAAGCTCCGACATTGCGTTGGTTCTCTTGAAACTCCACCACCGCTCGGCCTGGTGCAAGTGGCGCCGCCGTTTACCTCGCGTAATTGCCGTCCTCCGCCGAATGCGTGACTTCTACATGGAAATCTCCTTTCACTTCGAAAGCTCCGTAATTCCGTTCGTCGGAAAAATCGCTCCTTCCGATACCTACAAGATCTGGAAACGCGACGGTAACCTTCGAGCTGATACTTCATTAGCAGGCTTCGACGGCTTGAAAATCCAACGCGCCGATCAAAGCTTCCTCTTCCTCGGCGATGGCGATCACCTCCACAACATCCCTTGCGGCTCATTGCTAGTCCTCAACCGCGAAGATCGCAAAATCTTCGACGCATTCGAAAATGCCGGAGCTCCGATGAGCGAATCCGACATTGCGGGTTTTTGTTCCCAAACGAGTGTGTACCGACCCGGAATGGACGTAACCAGAGCGGAACTCGTCGGAAGAACTAACTGGAGGCGCCAAGAGAAAACAGAGAGCGTCGGTGAATGGAAAGCCAGAGTTTACGAAGTACATAACGTGATATTCAGCTTTAGGTCACGAAAAGTTGCGGGTTCCGAAAATGACGTCGCCGGAAGTGAACAAGTGTTACCCTTAGAGCTCGACGAAGACGATGACGGTTTCTTAGTTTGCGAAAATCCCAATTTTGCAATGCCTGATAGAAGAAGACACAGTAGCTTCGTGAGAGAAGACAGAGAATGGATTTCGGTCGGGAGGAAGAGCGTTGACGTTTTCCCTTCTTCAGCCGCGGCGATGCCTCCTAGAAGATCGACGTCTTTCGCAACGGCGAAAACGGTGGTGCCGCCCCCACAAACAAAGGAGAAAGAGTACGTTCGAAGTTTACGGCCGTCAGTTTGGTTAACGGAACAATTCCCATTAAAGACCGAAGAATTGCTACCTTTACTTGATATTTTGGCTAACAAAGTGAAAGCTGTTCGAAGAATGCGGGAGCTGTTAACCACCAAATTTCCGCCGGGGACATTTCCGGTTAAG GTTGCGATCCCGGTAGTCCCGACGGTGAGGGTGGTGATAACGTTCACGAAATTCGTCGACCTCCAATCGACCGAGCAATTCTTCACTCCACTCTCAAGCCCTAGATATTTTTCCAATGGAAGAGGCCAAACAGAGGATGATCAAAATTCGGATAAACATAATTCGTCATTACCGTCGACATCGTGGTCATCGTCCACCACGGCATGGCTGAGGCGAAGCAATAGTCAATCGGTGTCGGCTAACAAGCAACAACAGCAACAACGGAGTTCCTCAATGGCGCAACAAGCTGATCCTTTTGCCATTCCTAGTGGATATACATGGACCAGTGTCGACGACAAGTCCGGCAAATTGAAGAAATCAAAGTCCACAAGGAAATCAAagtga